A genomic window from Anticarsia gemmatalis isolate Benzon Research Colony breed Stoneville strain chromosome 6, ilAntGemm2 primary, whole genome shotgun sequence includes:
- the LOC142973851 gene encoding uncharacterized protein LOC142973851: MISISSKFCICGSVVLAIHMATMAATIEDFKMQSIIFNEKKTQIQNKCLDQENGEHNSEEENVQKDESFESCYDRLIALEVFPPKVRLKDKLEDLEKVLQLYYDETNNYIFEKCRIFVNSIVGDSSKSIESVSSKEDSGISKERVIQIKNKCEQLIENSFALATPTYDDTDPTESTLDVTATTESTRMLANDVTNTPPKNTLAKNETKLNIPAKNTLGNTDSPRITEHTTSVHKVIATTGPPNYRTLSPTEKPQNTAAEAGMHFEWSILYGGFGCIAMILVIVYSTKHFRRKGRPSREVAV; the protein is encoded by the exons ATGATCTCAATtagttcaaaattttgtatttgcGGCTCTGTCGTTTTG GCAATACATATGGCTACAATGGCCGCAACAATCGAAGATTTTAAGATgcaaagtattatatttaatgaaaaaaagacACAAATACAGAACAAATGTTTAGATCAG GAAAATGGTGAACATAATTCGGAAGAAGAAAACGTTCAAAAGGACGAGAGCTTCGAGTCTTGTTATGACAGACTAATTGCTTTA gaaGTCTTCCCCCCAAAAGTACGATTGAAAGACAAGCTAGAAGATTtagaaaaagttttacaattGTATTATGAcgaaacaaacaattatattttcgaaaaatgtcgtatttttgtaaattccaTAGTCGGTGACAGT tctaAAAGCATAGAATCAGTATCCAGTAAAGAAGACAGTGGGATCTCAAAAGAAAGAGTGAttcaaatcaaaaacaaatgtgaacaattgattgaaaattcaTTTGCTCTAGCTACACCTACTTATGACGACACTGATCCAACTGAATCTACACTTGACGTCACAGCAACTACAGAATCTACAAGAATGCTagctaatgacgtcacaaatACACCACCGAAAAATACTCTAGcgaaaaacgaaacaaaattaaatataccaGCAAAAAATACGCTAGGTAATACAGATAGCCCTAGAATTACCGAACACACTACTTCTGTTCATAAAGTCATTGCTACAACAGGTCCACCGAATTATAGAACACTGTCACCTACAGAAAAACC ACAAAATACAGCCGCAGAGGCTGGAATGCATTTTGAATGGTCAATACTGTATGGAGGTTTTGGATGTATTGCAATGATTTTGGTTATAGTTTATAGCACCAAGCACTTTCGTCGCAAGGGACGACCAAGTC gTGAAGTTGCAGTGTga